The Gehongia tenuis sequence GAACCGCCATGATTAAGGGCTATTTGGTGACGGCCTTCCCGCTTCGGGACCCGCAGATCGAAAAATTCAAGAGGATCCTGGAGGAGGTGCTCCAAGGCGAGGTTTCCCTCCGGCCCCTCCGGGACGAGACCCTGTGGGGCGTTGCGGGCATCGGCTTCGAGTCCCGCTTCTCCAAGGGCTATTTCGTGTTCGCCGATGAGAAGCTCCATCCCGACATGGACCTTCTTCGGGAACGCCTCGAGGGGGAGATCGGCCAGCAGATCGTCATGAAGCGCACGCTGGACGAGACGCTGGAGGGCGAATTCGCCCTCATCCTCGATCTCGCCACCATCCTGCGGGGGGAGCTCGTCTCCGCGTTCCCCATGGACGATGAGGAAATCACAAAGCTGGAGACGGAATTTGAAAGGAAGATGGGCAAGAAGGTCTTTCTGGAGGCGGGCGTGGATAAGAGCCTCCTCGGGGGCTTCGTGTGCACCATCGACAAGGTCTGCTTCGATTGCAGCCTGAGAACCCGCCTGGTGAGCCTCAAGGAGCACATCATGGCAAAGGAGGTGTAGTGGATGGCGGAACTCCAAAAAGGACATGGCGCCATCTCCGACGCGATCCGGGAGCGGCTCGCGGACTACCAAGGCAATGAAACGGAAAAGAATATCGGCCGGGTGATCTCCTCCGGCGACGGCATCGTGAAGATCGCCGGGCTGATGGACTGCAAATACGGCGAGCTCCTCGAATTCGAGGACATGAACTACGGGCTGGCCCTGAACCTGGAGGACCAGTCGGTGGGCGCGGTGCTCTTCGGCGAGGGCACGAAGGTGGTCCAGGGCTCGGTGGTCATGGGCACCGGCCGGGTGGTGGAGGTGCCCGTGGGGGAGAAGCTGATCGGCCGGGTGGTGAACCCGCTGGGCCAGCCCCTGGACGCCATGGGCCCCATCGAGACCCACACCTACCGGCCCATCGAGTCGCCGGCGCCGGGCATCGTGGAGCGCAGCCCGGTGAATAAGCCGCTCATGACCGGGCTTCTTGCCATCGACAGCATGACCGCCATCGGCCGGGGCCAGCGGGAGCTCATCATCGGCGACCGGCAGACGGGCAAGACCGCCATCGCCGTGGACACCATCCTGAACCAGAAGGGCAAGGACGTGGTGTGCATCTACGTGGGGATCGGCCAGAAGGCCAGCACCATGGCGAACGTCATTGGCACCTTCAAGGATTTCGGAGCCATGGCCTACACCATCGTGGTCTCCGCCACCGCCAGCGACTCGGCGCCGCTGCAGTACATCGCGCCCTACGCCGGGTGCGCCATGGCCGAGGAGCTGATGCACCAGGGCCGGGACGTTCTGATCGTCTACGACGATCTATCGAAGCACGCCGTGGCCTACCGGGCCATGTCCCTGCTGCTCCACAGGCCGCCGGGCCGGGAAGCCTATCCCGGCGACGTGTTCTACCTCCATTCCCGGCTCCTCGAGCGGGCGGCGAAGCTTCGGGAGGACCTTGGCGGCGGCTCCATCACGGCGCTGCCCATCATCGAGACCATGGCGGGGGACATCTCCGCTTACGTGCCCACCAACGTGATCAGTATCACCGACGGGCAGATCTTTCTCGAGACCGATCTGTTCCATGCCGGCGTGCGGCCGGCGGTGAACGTGGGCCTGTCCGTGTCCCGTGTGGGCGGCGCGGCCCAGTCGAAAGCCATGCGGAGGGTGGCCGGCCATCTCCGCCTCGATCTCGCCCAGTACCGGGAACTGGCCGTGTTCGCCCAGTTCGGCTCCGACCTCGACCCCGCCACCCAGGAGATTCTGGATCACGGCGAGCGGCTGACCGAGGTCTTGAAGCAGGACCAGTACAAACCCCTGCCCCTCGCGGAGCAGGTGGTGCTGCTCTACGCCGTGGATAAGGGCCTGATGCGCAAGCTCAAGCTCCGGGAGATTCAGGACTACAAGAAGGCGCTGCTTCGCCACATGGAGGATGAGCACGACGATCTTTTGAAGGTCATTGAGACCGTGGGCGACCTCTCCGATGAGACCGCCGACTCCCTGAAGCTGGCCGTGGAGAGTTTCAACAAGGGCTATCTGAAAGAGGACGAAGATGAGTAGC is a genomic window containing:
- the atpA gene encoding F0F1 ATP synthase subunit alpha, with protein sequence MAELQKGHGAISDAIRERLADYQGNETEKNIGRVISSGDGIVKIAGLMDCKYGELLEFEDMNYGLALNLEDQSVGAVLFGEGTKVVQGSVVMGTGRVVEVPVGEKLIGRVVNPLGQPLDAMGPIETHTYRPIESPAPGIVERSPVNKPLMTGLLAIDSMTAIGRGQRELIIGDRQTGKTAIAVDTILNQKGKDVVCIYVGIGQKASTMANVIGTFKDFGAMAYTIVVSATASDSAPLQYIAPYAGCAMAEELMHQGRDVLIVYDDLSKHAVAYRAMSLLLHRPPGREAYPGDVFYLHSRLLERAAKLREDLGGGSITALPIIETMAGDISAYVPTNVISITDGQIFLETDLFHAGVRPAVNVGLSVSRVGGAAQSKAMRRVAGHLRLDLAQYRELAVFAQFGSDLDPATQEILDHGERLTEVLKQDQYKPLPLAEQVVLLYAVDKGLMRKLKLREIQDYKKALLRHMEDEHDDLLKVIETVGDLSDETADSLKLAVESFNKGYLKEDEDE
- a CDS encoding F0F1 ATP synthase subunit delta gives rise to the protein MIKGYLVTAFPLRDPQIEKFKRILEEVLQGEVSLRPLRDETLWGVAGIGFESRFSKGYFVFADEKLHPDMDLLRERLEGEIGQQIVMKRTLDETLEGEFALILDLATILRGELVSAFPMDDEEITKLETEFERKMGKKVFLEAGVDKSLLGGFVCTIDKVCFDCSLRTRLVSLKEHIMAKEV